A section of the Suncus etruscus isolate mSunEtr1 chromosome X, mSunEtr1.pri.cur, whole genome shotgun sequence genome encodes:
- the WDR45 gene encoding WD repeat domain phosphoinositide-interacting protein 4 isoform X1: MTQQLPRGVTSLRFNQDQSCFCCAMETGVRIYNVEPLMEKGHLDHEQVGSMGLVEMLHRSNLLALVGSGTSPKFSEISGLLLILTLVPNHEPTCPTVLIWDDAREGKDSKDKLVLDFTFTKPVLAVRMRHDKIVIVLRNRIYVYSFPNSPRKLFEFDTRDNAKGLCDLCPSMEKQLLVFPGHKCGSLQLVDLASTKPGTSSAPFTINAHQSDVACISLNQLGTVVASASQKGTLIRLFDTQSKEKLVELRRGTDPATLYCINFSHDSSFLCASSDKGTVHIFALKDTRLNRRSALARVGKVGPMIGQYVDSQWSLASFTVPAESACICAFGRNTSKNVNSVIAICVDGTFHKYVFTPDGNCNREAFDVYLDICDDDDF, encoded by the exons ATGACTCAGCAGCTACCTCGTGGAGTAACCAGCCTACGTTTCAACCAGGACCAAA GCTGCTTTTGCTGCGCCATGGAAACAGGTGTACGGATCTACAACGTGGAACCTTTGATGGAGAAAGGACATCTGG ACCATGAGCAGGTGGGCAGTATGGGCCTGGTGGAAATGCTGCATCGTTCCAATCTGCTGGCCCTGGTAGGCAGTGGTACCAGCCCCAAGTTTTCTGAGATCTCTG GACTCCTCCTCATTCTAACTCTTGTCCCCAACCATGAACCAACCTGCCCAACAGTGCTGATCTGGGATGATGCCCGGGAGGGCAAGGACTCCAAGGACAAGCTGGTGTTGGATTTCACCTTCACCAAGCCAGTGCTGGCTGTGCGCATGCGTCATGACAA AATTGTCATCGTGCTAAGGAATCGCATCTACGTGTACTCCTTCCCCAACAGTCCTCGAAAACTGTTTGAGTTCGACACACGGGACAATGCTAAAG GACTCTGTGACCTCTGCCCCAGCATGGAGAAGCAACTGCTTGTGTTTCCGGGACACAAGTGTGGGAGCTTACAACTTGTG GACCTGGCGAGCACTAAACCTGGCACTTCTTCTGCTCCATTCACTATCAATGCCCATCAAAGTGATGTGGCCTGCATATCCCTGAACCAGCTAGGCACTGTCGTAGCATCGGCCTCTCAGAAGGGCACCCTTATTCGCCTGTTTGACACTCAGTCAAAGGAGAAACTAGTGGAGCTGCGCCGAGGCACAGACCCTGCCACCCTCTACTG TATCAACTTCAGCCATGACTCCTCCTTCCTGTGTGCCTCCAGTGATAAGGGCACAGTGCATATCTTTGCTCTCAAAGATACCCGCCTCAACCGCCGTTCTGC GTTGGCACGTGTGGGCAAAGTGGGACCCATGATTGGGCAGTATGTGGATTCACAGTGGAGCCTGGCAAGTTTTACCGTGCCTGCTGAATCAGCCTGCATCTGCGCATTTGGTCGCAATACTTCTAAGAACGTCAACTCTGTCATCG CTATATGTGTAGACGGAACCTTCCATAAATATGTGTTCACTCCTGATGGAAACTGCAACAGAGAGGCTTTTGATGTTTACCTTGACATCTGTGATGATGATGACTTTTAA
- the WDR45 gene encoding WD repeat domain phosphoinositide-interacting protein 4 isoform X3: MTQQLPRGVTSLRFNQDQSCFCCAMETGVRIYNVEPLMEKGHLDHEQVGSMGLVEMLHRSNLLALVGSGTSPKFSEISVLIWDDAREGKDSKDKLVLDFTFTKPVLAVRMRHDKIVIVLRNRIYVYSFPNSPRKLFEFDTRDNAKGLCDLCPSMEKQLLVFPGHKCGSLQLVDLASTKPGTSSAPFTINAHQSDVACISLNQLGTVVASASQKGTLIRLFDTQSKEKLVELRRGTDPATLYCINFSHDSSFLCASSDKGTVHIFALKDTRLNRRSALARVGKVGPMIGQYVDSQWSLASFTVPAESACICAFGRNTSKNVNSVIAICVDGTFHKYVFTPDGNCNREAFDVYLDICDDDDF; encoded by the exons ATGACTCAGCAGCTACCTCGTGGAGTAACCAGCCTACGTTTCAACCAGGACCAAA GCTGCTTTTGCTGCGCCATGGAAACAGGTGTACGGATCTACAACGTGGAACCTTTGATGGAGAAAGGACATCTGG ACCATGAGCAGGTGGGCAGTATGGGCCTGGTGGAAATGCTGCATCGTTCCAATCTGCTGGCCCTGGTAGGCAGTGGTACCAGCCCCAAGTTTTCTGAGATCTCTG TGCTGATCTGGGATGATGCCCGGGAGGGCAAGGACTCCAAGGACAAGCTGGTGTTGGATTTCACCTTCACCAAGCCAGTGCTGGCTGTGCGCATGCGTCATGACAA AATTGTCATCGTGCTAAGGAATCGCATCTACGTGTACTCCTTCCCCAACAGTCCTCGAAAACTGTTTGAGTTCGACACACGGGACAATGCTAAAG GACTCTGTGACCTCTGCCCCAGCATGGAGAAGCAACTGCTTGTGTTTCCGGGACACAAGTGTGGGAGCTTACAACTTGTG GACCTGGCGAGCACTAAACCTGGCACTTCTTCTGCTCCATTCACTATCAATGCCCATCAAAGTGATGTGGCCTGCATATCCCTGAACCAGCTAGGCACTGTCGTAGCATCGGCCTCTCAGAAGGGCACCCTTATTCGCCTGTTTGACACTCAGTCAAAGGAGAAACTAGTGGAGCTGCGCCGAGGCACAGACCCTGCCACCCTCTACTG TATCAACTTCAGCCATGACTCCTCCTTCCTGTGTGCCTCCAGTGATAAGGGCACAGTGCATATCTTTGCTCTCAAAGATACCCGCCTCAACCGCCGTTCTGC GTTGGCACGTGTGGGCAAAGTGGGACCCATGATTGGGCAGTATGTGGATTCACAGTGGAGCCTGGCAAGTTTTACCGTGCCTGCTGAATCAGCCTGCATCTGCGCATTTGGTCGCAATACTTCTAAGAACGTCAACTCTGTCATCG CTATATGTGTAGACGGAACCTTCCATAAATATGTGTTCACTCCTGATGGAAACTGCAACAGAGAGGCTTTTGATGTTTACCTTGACATCTGTGATGATGATGACTTTTAA
- the WDR45 gene encoding WD repeat domain phosphoinositide-interacting protein 4 isoform X2: MTQQLPRGVTSLRFNQDQSCFCCAMETGVRIYNVEPLMEKGHLVGPYPDHEQVGSMGLVEMLHRSNLLALVGSGTSPKFSEISVLIWDDAREGKDSKDKLVLDFTFTKPVLAVRMRHDKIVIVLRNRIYVYSFPNSPRKLFEFDTRDNAKGLCDLCPSMEKQLLVFPGHKCGSLQLVDLASTKPGTSSAPFTINAHQSDVACISLNQLGTVVASASQKGTLIRLFDTQSKEKLVELRRGTDPATLYCINFSHDSSFLCASSDKGTVHIFALKDTRLNRRSALARVGKVGPMIGQYVDSQWSLASFTVPAESACICAFGRNTSKNVNSVIAICVDGTFHKYVFTPDGNCNREAFDVYLDICDDDDF; this comes from the exons ATGACTCAGCAGCTACCTCGTGGAGTAACCAGCCTACGTTTCAACCAGGACCAAA GCTGCTTTTGCTGCGCCATGGAAACAGGTGTACGGATCTACAACGTGGAACCTTTGATGGAGAAAGGACATCTGG TTGGTCCTTATCCAGACCATGAGCAGGTGGGCAGTATGGGCCTGGTGGAAATGCTGCATCGTTCCAATCTGCTGGCCCTGGTAGGCAGTGGTACCAGCCCCAAGTTTTCTGAGATCTCTG TGCTGATCTGGGATGATGCCCGGGAGGGCAAGGACTCCAAGGACAAGCTGGTGTTGGATTTCACCTTCACCAAGCCAGTGCTGGCTGTGCGCATGCGTCATGACAA AATTGTCATCGTGCTAAGGAATCGCATCTACGTGTACTCCTTCCCCAACAGTCCTCGAAAACTGTTTGAGTTCGACACACGGGACAATGCTAAAG GACTCTGTGACCTCTGCCCCAGCATGGAGAAGCAACTGCTTGTGTTTCCGGGACACAAGTGTGGGAGCTTACAACTTGTG GACCTGGCGAGCACTAAACCTGGCACTTCTTCTGCTCCATTCACTATCAATGCCCATCAAAGTGATGTGGCCTGCATATCCCTGAACCAGCTAGGCACTGTCGTAGCATCGGCCTCTCAGAAGGGCACCCTTATTCGCCTGTTTGACACTCAGTCAAAGGAGAAACTAGTGGAGCTGCGCCGAGGCACAGACCCTGCCACCCTCTACTG TATCAACTTCAGCCATGACTCCTCCTTCCTGTGTGCCTCCAGTGATAAGGGCACAGTGCATATCTTTGCTCTCAAAGATACCCGCCTCAACCGCCGTTCTGC GTTGGCACGTGTGGGCAAAGTGGGACCCATGATTGGGCAGTATGTGGATTCACAGTGGAGCCTGGCAAGTTTTACCGTGCCTGCTGAATCAGCCTGCATCTGCGCATTTGGTCGCAATACTTCTAAGAACGTCAACTCTGTCATCG CTATATGTGTAGACGGAACCTTCCATAAATATGTGTTCACTCCTGATGGAAACTGCAACAGAGAGGCTTTTGATGTTTACCTTGACATCTGTGATGATGATGACTTTTAA
- the PRAF2 gene encoding PRA1 family protein 2 translates to MSEVRLPPLRALDDFVLGSARLAVPDTCDPQRWCHRVINNLLYYQANYLLCFGLGLALAGYWRPLHTLLSALIVAVGLGVLVWAAESQAAVRRCRRSHPTACLAAVLAFGFLVLWTVGGACTFLLSIVGPVLLILVHASLRLRNLKNKLENKIESIGLKRTPMGLLLEALGQEQEAGS, encoded by the exons ATGTCTGAAGTGCGGCTACCGCCGTTACGCGCCCTGGACGACTTCGTTCTGGGGTCGGCGCGTCTGGCGGTCCCGGATACCTGCGACCCGCAGCGATGGTGCCACCGCGTCATCAACAATCTTCTCTACTACCAAGCCAACTACCTTCTCTGCTTTGGCTTGGGTCTTGCGCTGGCCGG GTACTGGCGTCCACTGCACACCCTGCTCAGCGCGCTGATTGTGGCTGTGGGCCTGGGTGTGCTAGTGTGGGCAGCTGAAAGCCAAGCAGCTGTGCGTCGTTGTCGCCGCAGCCACCCCACAGCATGCCTGGCAGCAGTCCTGGCCTTCGGCTTTCTTGTCCTCTGGACTGTGGGCGGCGCATGCACCTTCCTGCTCAGCATTGTTGGGCCTGTGCTAT TGATCCTTGTCCATGCTTCTTTGCGCCTGCGCAACCTCAAGAACAAGCTCGAGAACAAGATTGAGAGCATTGGACTGAAGCGGACACCAATGGGGCTGCTGCTAGAAGCTCTGGGACAAGAGCAGGAGGCCGGATCCTAG